gaacaagttagaataagttaaataagcataaaatctttaatacacaccactttttcattgttttactgttctgattctcttaatcacaaaacctgccgaaccattggctgacagcaaagctgccgaaaaaaagcacaatttatctgatattttgaaaaatacgtaatgaaatggtgtgaaacttcgtatgtgaataacaaataagtacactttcactacaaaattgtgttttgtgaaattttttaccGCATTTGTGctgaatttcacgtttttagctaccctgccgaaaataggtacactgccgaaaactggtacagttaccctaggAGGCACAGAAGCTCACCTCGAAACGAGCACTGTAAGCGAGTAAAGGACGGTTAGATaaaatgagcgagatgcagcAATTTTTGAACGTCAAAAATCCTAACCTTGTCCAACGGGATTCAATCTTTTGACGGCTCCAGGGTAGCTGTTGTGGGCTTCGAGTTGGCATCTTTTGCGGTGTTTGTTATGATTTTGTGTAGAgtagaaaataaaagtttGTATTCGTTCTTTCAATGTTTACCATCACCGACTATGATTATGATTGCACGAAAAAGTGTCGTCTAGTGAGACATGGTAACGCCATCACGGCGGCCCTTACCAAGCGCGCTGTTTCGGACGAGTTGCTGGCTGCATACATCGCCAAAACATGTCGCAACTTTACCCACGTCCTAGACGAATATGGTCGGTCGGCACTGCATATGGCCGCATCGGTCGGTCGTGCGGCCATCGTCGAATGGTTAATAAACCAGGTATGATAGCAATTGAAAGCAACTGGAGTGCAGAATGTTTACACACGCCCTGTGGAATTGTGTTTCAGGGAGCCAGTATAACGCAAAAGGATCTTGAGTCCGGTCATACGCCGCTGCACCGTGCCATGTACTATGGCAACGTCGGAGCGGCTGTTGCGCTTGTTAAGCATGGTGCGGCACTCGATGCGCCGGATGAAGACTTCGTTAATCCGATTCAGCTGTGTAGCAATGTGTCCGAGCAACGGGCTAGCAAGGATGGTGGTGAGCGTATTGCAATAGGATCCGAGCTGATGATCTGGGGACAGAACAAAAATTATAACCTAGGCATTGGAAACGCACAGGATAAAGGCAATCCCGAGAGCATGGAGTACTTCCGCAAAACGCGTACCACCATCCGGAAGCTAGAGATCAGCTCGTACCATAGCGTGTTTTTGACACACAAAATGGGAGAGTTGTATGCCGCAGGTCATGGCGTCGGAGGACGGCTGGGTCTCGGAATGGAGGACACCATCGCCTACCCGATGAAGGTCCCAGTGCCGCTGAGAGATAACGAGCGTATTACGGACATTGCCGCGGCGAAGCATCATACCCTCATCCTGACAGATAATAATCACGTAGGCGCTTGCACGCAGATTTGCGATTGGATctaagcagaagaagaaaaaacgttgAAGTTTTCTTTCCCGCATTGCAGATTTATTCTTGTGGCGAGAACAAGCACTGCCAACTGGGACTAAAGCCACCGCCAGCAAATCTGCTTACCTTCAAGGAGATTACGGGTCATTCCAGCTTATCGTAAGTTCACTCATTTCGGCGGCAATTTTACAGGAGAACTTAATCCTGGTGGCTTTACATTTACATATTTACAGAGGGAAAACAATCAAGCGAGTCATTGCGATGGACTACCATTCGATCGCCGTTCTGGAGGCGGACATTTATGTGTGGGGTCTTAACGGCGGTCAGTTTGGCTTGAAGCGAGATTCTCGCAGTGACATGATCGTGCTACCGAAACCGATCCCGCTAATACCGGAGGGAACGATGCTCAAGGATGACGGGAGCGCCATAAAGCGTGACACCACCATCAAGCTGATCGAGTCAAGCAATGGAGCCATCGTTGTGTATACCATGAAAAACTTTCTGCACATTTTCAGTGGCTTCAAGGTGAAAACCTACAAAAAGCCCTTGTAAGTATATGGTGCATGCGGCTCTTTGTATATTATTTTTCTGGTCATTTTCTTTATCGATCGTTTCTAGGATGGAGAAAATAGAATGCCTCTCGGTGGCGGGTGGCGAGCTGCAAACCGAACAGGAGGACGTTGTGAAACGTTCAGGGGATCTGCGTGTGCTAGTCTTTACAACGTCCCGTAACATCTACATCTGGTACGAGGATTGCCAACAGTTTGTGCGGTGCGTGTTTGCCCAGTCGCGCAATCTGGAGGTGGAAAAGATTCGCTGGTGCTCACAGAACgccctggtgctgctgctgggcaaTCTGTACCATGGCATCATCACCAACAAGCTGCCCCGTTCGGCAAAGCACCAGTTCAGCGAGTTCAAGGAAACGTACACACGCAAGGAGCTGTGCGAAACAATGCAAAGCCGCATAGAGCTTCGGCGCATACGCAATTTGTGCAACGTGGTGGATTTTGCTTGCGATGCGGATGGTGAGAACTACGCCGCATTGGTGGAGAATACGCGACGCTGTTTTTGCGTGCCGGAGTTGGTAGAATCGAACTACGATTACGGCACATTGTTAGCCGATACCACCGAAATGGACGGTGTGCACGATGTGGTGTTTTACGTCGAAGGTGAACCGTTTCCGAGCCACCGTTTCATTCTGTACCATCGATCGGACGCGCTGCGTACACTATTGCAGCAGCACCCTGCACAGAAAGAATACGATCTAAAGGACTACGGGTTCGTTGGTATGACGACCGGAGCGTTTCGACTAATCATGCGTTATCTTTACACCAATCAACTTATCGCACGGGCGGACGTCGAACGATTACTGATAAAACCAGGCACAGATCCGACCGCGGTACGAACTTCTGAACTAAGCGGCATGTGTCGCAAACTAAAGGAACAGTTCGACAAGCTCCAACTGGATGTCTTATCACAATCGGTTAAAACGTGAGTATAAATGATGATAACGCCGCGAACTGTTTTCAACTTGCAATTGTATACGTGCTTTCAGCTTACAAGTCGAGCCTCCTATCGAACCGTTTCCGAAGCTGCGGCACGATTCCTACCCGGAGCTGTACGACATTGCCATTGACCTGCAGGACGACAAGAAGCTTCGTGCGCACAAATGTGTGTTAGTCGCACGGCTCGACTATTTCAACATGATGTTTGCCCACAGCTGGATGGAAAAGCGCACAACGGTCGACCTGCGGACGGTGCCGCGTGAATATATGGACGTTATCGTACCCTTCCTGTACGATAATGATTATGGGCGCGTTCGAAGGCAACGTTACTCGGAGAATTTTATTCTGAGCATGATCATCATCTGCGATCAGTTTCTGATCGAAGAGCTTAAAACCATCTTCGAAACGATCCTCAGTCAACGTGTGCACTTGCGCAACGTGGGCGAATTGCTCGAGTTTGCCTACCAGTACAACTGCGAAGTGCTAAAGAGCGTGTGTATGCAGTATGTCAGTGTAAACTTTGCCCGGCTGCTCGAGTGGCATTTACTGGACGGGCTAGATCCCACCATGCTGGCACAGATCGATCGGTTTTATAAGGAATTTTTCCGCCTGTCCGATTACCGTACGATCACTCCCTTTGCGGATGCGATAGGCGACGAGGAGCTGGAACAGTTTGTGAGCGACTTCCGGATCGATCTCGAACAAAAGGCGACAGACCACCCACCGAATGCGTCCGAACGCTCCGCCAAACTAACTCCGAAAGGTAAACAGAACAATATGCCCGCTCTCTCGAAGCTGCAGCGCGAGAAAAGAAACTATGAAAAGGAAGCGATGGCGTACCTGGAACGGTTGGTGCTGGAAGAAGCCGCTGCCGTGAAGGAACGAAAGATTTCGTCCAGCAAGACAACCAACAACGCTTCTTCCATCTACAGTCCACCTTCGTGCAAGGATGATAAATCTCCCGATCGCCCGGTGCCGGAGGAACGGTCGGCGAACAAATCGTGGCAAACGGTGTCGGCCGATGCGAAACGGAAAGCTGCCCTTACTGCCGCCCTGCGTGCGAACGAACTCATGAAGGAGGAAGCGAAACAGCCGGCTAACGAAAGCTTTGCCAGCCTTCGGACGGTGCTGGAGCGTAGTCCTACAGCTCCGCAGTTGATACCGGTCCGGTCGCCCGATGAAGGGTACGAATCGGCTAGCAACGTGCCGCGAGCGGCTACACTCAATCTGAGTGACTTTACCCTACAAAACgggcgattgtcgcaaaagcAGCGCAAGCGACTCAATTCGGAAAAGTCAAGGTTGGCCAAATCGGCCAGCCAAGAGGCAAACGGGCAACCGCAAACGCCTGAAACGCCGGTAGTGAACCCGTGGAAAAATGTCACGAGTCCACCGGCAGCGGATCTGTTTAAATCCGATGCCGATGCAGTCCTGGGTTCCGATACGGCATTATCCGCTCGTAGACAGCGGAAGAGCAGCACAAACGAGCAGAGCAAAGCTGCCGGATTGCAGCAGCCAGACGACATGTTTCCTGCAATTAATTCAACGGAAGATCAAACCACCGGTACAATGGCCGTTAGCGTGCATCCACAGCGGCATCGACAGCGAAGCTCTCGGTACAGCGAGGGAGAGACCGATTTCAACGTGATTCTGGAAGATGAACGACGGCAAAAGCGCTACTTTGAGAAGATCAAATCGAAGTCCCTCGTTGATACGCAAATCGAGGAGCAGGCTATCGAAGAGCTGCGCGCATTCTACAACGTGGAGCATGTGTTCGATGAAAGCATCACTATCGAACGCTATCGACCGCCGTTGTTGGAGAATGGGCCGAACTTAGCGGTGTGGCAATATCGGTAAAGTTACCGGAGGGTGACGCAAACCATGATGCTATGAGCTCACTTGAAAACCTGTATTTGATATCAGGGGTTTTCTACTGTAATTTTCTGTGTATTTATGAATACAGTGACATTATGCGCAACATCAAAGTAAATTTGTTCGTATACTTAAAGTTGGAAAGAAATGGGCAAGTAGCGTCTGTTCCCGATACGGTTTACTATATTTGATTGTAGGTGCGTCAAATTGATAATATTTACTGCAAGAATTGtctaatgcaaaataaattaatattttttgctaaaaataatttggcggcggctgaccgaagcattttgcctaACAACttggagccgcttcagaaactatgttatttttccatgtttttagTTAAACTGGATTGGACaagttttgtaaaaggtaGATACACATGTTCTGGATgcatttcagccattttcgcataAAAAAGCGGTTAAAAACTTCTTAAATctgagatccggcacgaccattccctcgatgacctaaaaaagcttccaccagccgccgccacatgcgctagtgaaaatcgaaattacactagcgagtacggacaatgtcccTTGGCATAAGATAAAAGTCTCTATTCCTTAAAAAAAGGCCATATAGCTAGGCCAACATTTGACGATGTAGAGCTAAAATTTTGAGTCATCGTTTTTAGTCATTAGCGTTACGCATTTGTACTTCGTGTGTCGTCGTGTGTGAAGGCGATATACGAGGTCTAAATAACTGTTCAGGTCCAATAAAATTTCCTAGTAAGGGTGGGCACCAGTGAAGTAAAGCATGAGTAAATTTCATGAACTGCTTTTATTATTATGGAACTTCTTTCTACTACAGATGAACAAACTGTATGAAATATGCACAGAACTGGAAGGCTAGTACAGAGATTCCCAAGGTTTTTGGTTTATTGCCgcaatttttttattgcttcccATTGTTGTATTCATATATCTACCCCTATTTCCCATGGGagtttcatacatttttttatcgttccCACAATTTATTGGTATAGTCCGATTGGACACCAATGcaattacaaaacaacaaaaaaatctgttTTACGCCCAATAAATTGTGGC
This sequence is a window from Anopheles merus strain MAF chromosome 3R, AmerM5.1, whole genome shotgun sequence. Protein-coding genes within it:
- the LOC121596747 gene encoding inhibitor of Bruton tyrosine kinase, which encodes MFTITDYDYDCTKKCRLVRHGNAITAALTKRAVSDELLAAYIAKTCRNFTHVLDEYGRSALHMAASVGRAAIVEWLINQGASITQKDLESGHTPLHRAMYYGNVGAAVALVKHGAALDAPDEDFVNPIQLCSNVSEQRASKDGGERIAIGSELMIWGQNKNYNLGIGNAQDKGNPESMEYFRKTRTTIRKLEISSYHSVFLTHKMGELYAAGHGVGGRLGLGMEDTIAYPMKVPVPLRDNERITDIAAAKHHTLILTDNNHIYSCGENKHCQLGLKPPPANLLTFKEITGHSSLSGKTIKRVIAMDYHSIAVLEADIYVWGLNGGQFGLKRDSRSDMIVLPKPIPLIPEGTMLKDDGSAIKRDTTIKLIESSNGAIVVYTMKNFLHIFSGFKVKTYKKPLMEKIECLSVAGGELQTEQEDVVKRSGDLRVLVFTTSRNIYIWYEDCQQFVRCVFAQSRNLEVEKIRWCSQNALVLLLGNLYHGIITNKLPRSAKHQFSEFKETYTRKELCETMQSRIELRRIRNLCNVVDFACDADGENYAALVENTRRCFCVPELVESNYDYGTLLADTTEMDGVHDVVFYVEGEPFPSHRFILYHRSDALRTLLQQHPAQKEYDLKDYGFVGMTTGAFRLIMRYLYTNQLIARADVERLLIKPGTDPTAVRTSELSGMCRKLKEQFDKLQLDVLSQSVKTLQVEPPIEPFPKLRHDSYPELYDIAIDLQDDKKLRAHKCVLVARLDYFNMMFAHSWMEKRTTVDLRTVPREYMDVIVPFLYDNDYGRVRRQRYSENFILSMIIICDQFLIEELKTIFETILSQRVHLRNVGELLEFAYQYNCEVLKSVCMQYVSVNFARLLEWHLLDGLDPTMLAQIDRFYKEFFRLSDYRTITPFADAIGDEELEQFVSDFRIDLEQKATDHPPNASERSAKLTPKGKQNNMPALSKLQREKRNYEKEAMAYLERLVLEEAAAVKERKISSSKTTNNASSIYSPPSCKDDKSPDRPVPEERSANKSWQTVSADAKRKAALTAALRANELMKEEAKQPANESFASLRTVLERSPTAPQLIPVRSPDEGYESASNVPRAATLNLSDFTLQNGRLSQKQRKRLNSEKSRLAKSASQEANGQPQTPETPVVNPWKNVTSPPAADLFKSDADAVLGSDTALSARRQRKSSTNEQSKAAGLQQPDDMFPAINSTEDQTTGTMAVSVHPQRHRQRSSRYSEGETDFNVILEDERRQKRYFEKIKSKSLVDTQIEEQAIEELRAFYNVEHVFDESITIERYRPPLLENGPNLAVWQYR